GAGCCTCAAGAGCTTGCACCGCAATCGAGCTTTATCAGGAGGATTCAGCACCAGTTGGTGGAGAAGTATGACCTGACATCAGAGAGCGTCGGGACAGAACCCTACAGAAGAGTAAGAATATTCAAAGGGTAACTCATTACCCAACACCTAACACCCATCATGACAGGTTTTTTTCTCACAATTGAAGGCATAGAAGGCGCAGGTAAAAGCACTCTTGCCCATGAGCTTGCAAAGGCACTGCAAGATAATGAGCGCGAGATCATAGTGACACAGGAACCGGGTGGTTCTGCTCTGGGCAACAAAATCAGGCAGATTTTGCTCGATAGATCGAATGTAATATCCGACCGAGCGGAACTGCTGCTCTTTGAAGCGGCAAGGGCGCAGCATGTGGAAGAGACCATTCTTCCGGCGCTGCGGCGCGGGGCAATAGTGATCTGTGACCGTTTTGCCGATTCATCAACTGCTTACCAGGGATACGCCAGAGGAATCGACAAAGATACGGTCAGAGCGCTAAATGATTTCGCCGCGGCGGGTCTTGTGCCCGACCTGACGATACTTCTCGATCTTCCCGCATCGGAAGGGCTTGCGCGTCAGCAAAAGATAGACAGAGTATCATCAGAAAAGCTGGAATTCCATGAAGCCGTAAGGCGCGGCTTTCTTGAACTGGCAGATACTGAGGGCGACAGATTTATTGTTTTCGATGCCACGAAAAGTATTGATGAAATCGTTGAGCAGGCTCTTATTATGGTGATGGGTGTCTGGCGATGAGTGTTAGGCAAGGAAATGTTTGCCATTCTGCACAAAAAATTGCGGATGAGATAATCTCTGCCCTTCGCGCTGTAACGTCGGTTGAAGCAGTTGCGCTGTTTGGGTCACTTGCGGAAGGGCGCACTGATATGTGGTCGGATGTAGACATGTGGGTGGCATGCCGCGATGTGGAAACGACTCAATGGACTGCAGCAGCAGCGATTCACGAGGCAAAACTGGTGCTTTATTATAGGCCGTTCACTCTGGTAAGGCAGCCATCAGGCCGATACTGGTTTGTGGACGAATCGCCTTTTCAAAAACTTGATATCAGCTTCCATTCGAGGGAGGATTACGCAGCGTTACATCAAAAAGCAGGCGAGCGTGGTGATAGGTCACTTGAACTCTACCATGCACAAAACGCTGGAATGCCTGACGTAGCCCATGTAAAAATGTGTCCACTGGCAATCAGTGGCATGGAACAAGAGGTCGGCAATTACATTTATCAGTCGCTGCGGTCTCTGAAGCATTGTTTTAGAGGCATAGAGGATGACAGAGGATTTGACGGCTTGAATGCTGCAGCACAAAAACTGTCTCGGGATACTGTAATGGCAGGCGGCAGGATCGGGGAGCTGGTGCATAAGGTTGCCGAAATGGTCCGCAACTGCATATGCCTAACACCCGATATACATCACCCAACTGGAGGTGTCTATGAAGCTATTGATCTCAATCATCCATGAAAGGGACAAACAGAGAGTAAGCGACGCACTTTTGCAGGCGGGTCACAAGTTTACAATAGTCGCCTCGACCGGCGGGTTCCTGCGCGACGGCAACACGACCCTGCTGCTCGGCACTGACGAAGAAAATATAGACGATATAATTGAGACCATTCAAGGTTGCTGTTCGTCCAGGGACGAATATGTCAACCAGCCTCTTCCCGATGCGCTGGGGGCAACAGGAGTTATGATGAACCCGGTGAAGGTGAAAGTGGGAGGGGCGATTATATTCGTGGTGGATGTGGAGAAGTTCGTACGTGTCTGATTGCACAGGTTTCAACAAGATAATTGGGCAGGAGCTTGCCAAAAAAGTGCTCGTCAGGGCATCGCGTGAGCAAAACCCCACTCACGCCTATCTCTTCCTCGGATTAAGAAGCACAGGAAAGACAACACTCGCACGCGAGTTCGGCAAATCTCTGGACTGCCTGGACCCACGCGAAGGACATGCATGCGGCGAGTGTGCAATCTGTCATGCAGTCGAGCATGGCAACTTTCCTGATATCAGAGTGTGGTCACCAGAGGGTCAGAACACTAAGATAGACCAAATGCGCGAGATGCGTGAGATGGCCAAATTCGCACCGACGCGGGGTAAGTGGAAGATCAATATCATCGAGCAGGGAGATACTCTCAATGAAGAGTCGGCAAACTGCATATTGAAACTTCTCGAAGAGCCGCCGGATTATCTTATCAACATACTCCTGTTTAGAAATGCGGCTAATGCCCTGCCTACTATTCGTTCGCGATGTCAGCTTATAAGGTTTACCCAAGTCGATGCAAACGAACTGTGCGATAGGCTGATCGAGGACTTTGATGCAGGCGAAGAAGAGGCCAAGTTCCTGGCAGTATACTCACAAGGTTGCCCCGGAAGGGCGATCGAGCTTATCGGCAATGAGTCTTTTTTTGAGAAGCGCAACAGGATCATTCGACTGGCACATGACGTCTGCTCGGGCAGCCCATGGCTAGCTCTCAAACTGGCAGGCATTCTACGGTCCTCGGACGATGATAAGAGCGCAAGAGAAAATGTGATCGAGTCTCTGGATATGCTGCTGGTGTGGTATCGAGACCTGTTGGCAGTCAAATCGCAGGGCAATGGTGCTGCGCTGGTGAATTTGGACAAAGTGGATGAGATAAAGTCCCAGTGCACACACTATCCGCACGCCGGCCTACTGGCAAATGCAGTCGACTCGATACTTTATACAAAACGGGCGATACTCGGCAATGCCAGTGCTCCCATTGCGACTGAAGCGTTGATGATGCGTTTGGCAGCCTCTTGACAAGCGCACATATGTTCGATAGAATGCAGCATCATTAACTCAAGGAGACAGACATGGAGAATATTATTGGCGCGTGTGGACTCAGTTGCAGTGAGTGTGATGCATATAAAGCAACTCAGGCAAATGATCATGAGGCAATCGCAAAGGTTGCTGCTGATTGGAGCAAGCAGTTTGGGGCAGATATACAGATGGAAAGTATCCTATGCGACGGATGCATGACTGATGGCAATCGCAAGTGCGGACATTGTGCTGAGTGTGAGATCAGGGCATGTGTGGTGAGCAGGGGTCTTGCCAATTGTGCTTACTGTGATGACTTTGGCTGCGAGAAACTGACTAACTTCTTCCAGATGGCTTCGTGTGCTGAGAAAAGTCTAAACGAAATACGGGCAGGATTGGGAAAGTAGACTTTACTAAAAGCACAAGGTGGCAAGGATAGGTAAAGCCTATACTGACATCTATCGCTTGTAATCTTGTTTTATACAAGGAGTGTATATGGACAGCGTCCTTGCAAATAAGCTTAAGCTGAAATACTCACCTGTGGCAATGATACTTGCAAATACCAAGCCCGCAGATGCGATGCAGTTCAAAAAGGGAACCTGGGGATGTGTGATGGCGATGTTCTCGGCTGCAGCTAAGGGCAAGACTGCCGTATTTGACTATCAGACTACCACATGCGGCGGTGGGCGTATAGGACTGGGCTTTTGCGAGGAATTTGAAGGGCCGCCGGGTGGAATCGAGTATTTTCTATCAACAGGCAGAGGTGAGGGATTTCCAGAGGGTGAGGGATATAAAAAGACACCCAGGCTTGCCAAAGCATTTGTTGACTGCCTTCCAAGGCAAACAATTCCGTTCGACTACGTGATATTCAAGCCGCTGGATTCAATCGATACTGAAGTTGAGACACCGGTTCTGGTGAGCTTTCTGGTAAATCCGGATCAGTTGTCTGCGCTTGTTGTGCTTGCAAACTATGACAGAGCGACAAATGACAACGTCAAAATCGACTTCGGCGCTGGATGCCACAGCATATTCCTGCTTCCTTACGCCGAAGTGGGAAAAGCCAATCCTAAAGCGGTTGTTGGTGCAATTGATATAACCGCTCGGCCATATGTTGATCCAGATACTCTCACATTCACCCTGCCATGGCAGATGTTCATTGAAATGGAAGCCGATGTGCCGGACAGTTTTCTTGAGAAAAAGGATTGGAAGAAGGTGCGTAAAAGGATAAGGTGATAACGAACCTAATCTCCAGCCATCTAACTTTTAGAAAGGCAGTCGTATTGCCTTGGGATTTCTTGCTAAGGGGGTCATAATCGGCTTTTCTATTGCCGCCCCCGTAGGGCCGATTGGAATATTGTGCATTCGCAGAACCCTTGCATATGGTCGCGCATCGGGTTTTGTCTCAGGGCTGGGTGCAGCCAGCGCTGATGCTATGTATGCGGCTGTTGCGGGCTTCGGTCTGACTGCAGTATCACATTTTCTCATCAGCAATAACTTATGGCTACGCCTGCTTGGTGGAGCTTTTATGTTCTACCTTGGCATCAAAATGATTCTGGCCAAGCCGGAACTTGCCAGTGCGGATCACAAGCATGAAGGGCTCATTGAAGCGTATTTGTCCACGGTGGTCCTCACCCTTGCAAACCCGATGACAATAGTCTCATACACAGCCGTATTCGCAGGATTGGGAATCGGGGCGGTCGGCCATGGTATAGCATCGGCAGCAGAGATAGTATCTGGAACACTTGTGGGATCAAGCCTGTGGTGGCTGACACTGAGCATTGGGGTTGGCTTCATCAGCAACAGCCTGGATAGCCATAAGCTAAAGTGGATCAACCGCGGGGCGGGTATGATTATCCTGGCTTTCGCAGTGCTGATTATGGCAGATGTCAAGTTTGCTTGACAGCGCAGCCAAGGCCAGGAGGTATATATCCTTAGTATAGAGAAGTCTAAATTAACACAGCAGGGTTGTGCGATTCAAGTGATAATCCATATCAAAACAACCTAAGCATGCCCCAATCAGTATGTTTTAGTTCTTAATTTATGCGATATTCGATCATCTTCGTAATAGTCTTGGTGCTGGTATCCGGTTTCATCGCCTATTTCGGTGACCTGCTTGGCCGGAAGATGGGCAAGAAACGCCTGAGCGTTTTCCGGCTCCGTCCGCGTTACACGGCGATTGTTGTAACCACCATCACAGGCATGGTCATATCTGCACTGGTGCTGGCTACGCTGCTTGCAGGCGATAAGAGCTTTAGAGAGGCTTTCACTCAGTGGGAGACCGTGACTTCTCAAAACAAGCGCCTTGCGATCGAGAGTAAGAATTTTGAAGTGCGTAACAAAGCTCTCCAGGTGCGCAGTATTCAACTTGAAAAAGAAGCTGACAGGCTCCAGAAAGAGGCCGATAAGGCGCGCAAAACCGCAGTTGAAGCTAAAAAAGCCAGAAATGCAGCAGTTGAGGTTGTCTCAAGACTTAAGAAAGAGATTATTGAGCGCAAGCAGGAGCTTGATGCCCTGCGAAAGAAGAGCAATGCCACCCAAAGTGAGCTGGCAGCGAAAGCAAAACAGCTCAATGAAGTCCAAAAGCATCTGCAAATCGCCAGAAATAACCTCAAGGCTAAACAGACCGAGCTTACAAGCGTCCAGGCTCGCCTGGCAGCCATAGGCGCCCAACTCATTCAGACCAGGGTACAGCTGGCAGAGGCTGAAGAGACACTCAAACAGCAGGAGCTCGAGATTGACCAGCAGCGAAGCACACTTTCGGAGCAGAAAAAACTCCTCGTTGAACTAGGCAAGCGTTATTTAAACTTCCAGCAGGAAACGATGGAACTCAGAAACTCTGAGCTGAAATTCCGACAAGGTGATGAACTCGGGCGAGGTGTAATCTCACCGCGCCAGTCGACTCTCGGAATAAAGGGAGATTTGCTATCACTGCTCGAAAACTTAAGCCAAAAAGCTGAAAAAGCGGGCGCAAAGGTCGGCGACAATGAAAGAGCAATCCAACTGATATTCCTGCTTGATGCTCAAAGCTACATTGGCGAGCGGGAGTGCATAGATATGGCTGCGAGCACAATTGCAAGCGGCAGGCTTCAGAATGCGGACGCGCTCGTTCAAATTGTCTGTGCAAGAAACACTGTCGAGGGCGAACAAGTTCCTGTGGAGCTTCATCTATATCTCAACAATCTCGTTTATCCAAAAGGTAAGTTTATTACCCGCTCAAAGATTGATGGGCGTCAGTCCGAAGGTCGAATACTGCTGTCTGTGATCTCTTTCCTGCAGACAGATGTCAGCCGTTCTGCTCTCAGAGCTGGCATTATCCCCATATCAAACCCCGACCCGCGCATAACTGCCGGAGTCGACCCGGGCACTCAAGTCGAGGGATTGATGGCTGTGGTCGATAAGATCAAGGCAGAAAACACCACTGTCAAACTCGATGTATATGCCACGGATGATATCTACGCCGCAGACCCCATAAACATGAACAATATCCGCTTCAACGTGACCAGGGCCGACTAACCCGAATTATGCTCGTTGAGGATAATTCGGGTCCGGACGCGCATCATTCACATTTCTCGTGAATAATGCGCGCGAAAGATTGTTGTAACCCTCTGCCGTCTCTGCTATAATTGCGGCGGAGGAAGTATGAACCCGCAAGTTTTTGACGAACAAGACAGACAAAGAGCCCTCAGCCGCGCGTCCGCAACTTTGAAAAGCGAAGCTGAAGCGATTCTCAAGCTCTGTGACCGGCTGGATACAGCATTTGCCGAAGCAGTTGAGATGATCCTCAAATGCCGGGGCAGGCTGGTAGTCACCGGTATGGGCAAGTCAGGCGCTATAGGCCGCAAGCTCGCCGGAACATTCTCGAGCACAGGCACTCCATCTCTTTTTCTTCACCCAGCCGAGGGAATTCACGGCGATTTGGGCATGGTGACAAGTGACGATGTGGTGCTGGCTCTCTCTAATAGTGGAGAATCCGAAGAGATAGTAAATATTTTGCCTGCAATAGCCCGCATAGGGGCAAAAATGATCGCGATGGTCGGTAGAGATGGCTCGACCCTGGGGACATATGCCAACCTGGTGCTTGATACATGTGTGGAGTGCGAAGCGTGCCCGCTGGGTCTGGCTCCTACCACCAGCACTGCCGTCCAACTGGCTTTGGGTGACGCCCTTGCCCTGGCTGTAATGGAGGCAAGGCACTTTACCAAAGAGGATTATGCGCTCTTCCACCCCGGCGGCGCACTCGGCAGAAAACTGCTATTGAGAGTGAGCGATGTTATGCGCACGGACAAGGCGGTGGCGATCGTTAAGCGCGAAACAATCCTTCGGGACACTCTTTTTGCAATCACAAAAGCCGGTGCCGGCGCAGCGCTTGTGGTGGACGCAGAAGGAAAGCTGGCCGGGATTATCACCGATGGAGATGTGCGCCGCGCGATCCTGGCTGATGAAGCCGCACTCAACAAACAGGCTGCAGAGGTGATGAGTGTCGGCCCCAGGACGATTTCGCCAGACAAGCTGGCGACTGAAGGCCTTCACCTTATGGAAGCTCCTCCCAGACAGATTGGTGAAATGCCGGTGGTGGTGGATGAAAAACCCGTGGGTGTGCTGATGCTAAAAGACCTGGTTGCGGCTGGGATCGTATGATGGATGAACGTCTGAAACGCATCAAGCTGCTTGCAATGGATGTGGACGGCACTCTAACTGACGGCGCCATGATATTTCATGGCGGCGAACAGATAAAGTCTTTCAGCGTATATGACGGTCTGGGCATCAGGCTGGCCATGAACTATGGTCTGAGGATCGCCTGGATCACGGGCAATGTCACCGAGTCTGTGGCACGCCGCGCCCATATGCTCGGCGTTGAGGATGTCTATCAAGGTGTGCGATATAAATCCAGAGCAATCGACGAGATTGCAAAGCTCTATTCTCTCAACCGCAATGAAATAGCATATATAGGCGATGACCTCAATGACCTGCCCGCATTCGAGCGCGCGGGTTTCTCTATTGCCGTCCCGAATGCCGCCGAAGAGGTTAAAGCGCGTGCAGATATGACCACCAGGCTTGCAGGCGGTAAGGGTGCAGTCCGCGAAGCTATCGAGACGATCCTCAAAGCAGGCGGCAGATGGGATGATGCTGTGCGCAGCTTCCTCGATGAGCTGGCTCTTGAGGAAGATATCAAGAAGGGCCCGGAGGCTGTCGCCTGATGGCGCGCATCACCATTTTCCATACCTCCGATATGCACAATAAGCTCACTGCCAAGCTGGCGGCACGTCTGCATGACCTTAAGTCGGAAGTTTCAGACAGTATCATGCTCGACTCAGGAGATGCGATATGGGCGGGCAACATATACTGGCGGCCCGGTGGGGAGCCTGCACTGGAATTGATGAACTCCGTGCCTTATGATGCCATATCCATGGGCAACCGTGAGTTTCATTTCATGGCGATAGGCGTCGATTCAAAGACTTCAAAAGCCGATTTTCATGTCATGAGCGCAAACATCCGCTCATCCAAAGCCGACCACACGCTCAAAATACCATCTCACATCATTCTTGAGCGCGCAGGAGTGCGCATAGCAGTAATTGGGCTGAGCGTTCCGTGCATTACAGAGAAGATGCTTGTAAAAAAAGTGTCGGACTATTATTTTGTGCCGCCCATCGAGGCAGCAGCAGAAATTGTCACCAAGCTGCGCAAAGACGCGGATGTGGTGGTTGCTCTGACTCACATCGGGATCAAGGCCGACCGTGAGCTGGCTGAAAGCGTGTCCGGGATCGATATTATTCTTGGCGGGCACGCCCATGTCCTGGCCGAGGAGCAGGTTGGCGGGACATGGATATTTCATCATGGCTTCTATGCCAACTATGTCGGCAGAGTTGAAATTGATATCGATTCTGGTCATATAACCGATGTTTCCAACGAACTGATGCCTCTGGCGAAAGCGTAGGAGAGACGTGGAGACATTACTTGCCATAATTTTTCTGTTTCTTCTGGTTTTTGCTGCAACGGGTGCAGGCAGAGTGGCATGCAGCCTGTGGTCACGAAAGTCAGACCCGGCAGGCGAGAGGTTTATTGTCGATACGGCTCTGGGTCTGGGAGTGTTGTCACTGGTTTTTTTTGTCATATCAGCAGCTCAACTGCTCAAAACACCCCTACTAGTAGTAGTTTTCTTCGTTTTCACTTGTATTGGCATCTTCTCAATCATCAACAAACACTATGGCGCTCTATCTGAATTTCGTGCTTTCGTAATTTCGTGTTTTCGTGATAAAAAACTCTCCGGCATAGTGTCGGCAATTCTTCTCGCCATCATAGCAATTGCAGTGCTCATTCCGGCTTTAGCGCCGCCGTCTATGTCCGACTGGGACTCTCTGGCGTATCACCTGTCCGTGCCCAAGCTCTTTTTGAATCACGGTGGAATGTATTATATCAGCTTCATGTCTCACTCCAATTTCCCCATGCTGATGGAGACCATCTATACTCTTCCGCTGCAGTTCGATAACCCTGCCGCGGCGAAGATGGTTACATACCTGACGGCTGTGCTGCTCGTTGCATCGGTTATGCTGCTGACCAGGAAGCACTTTAGCTCCAAAGCAGCACCGCTTGCGGCAATAGCATTTGCCGGGATGCCCATAGTTATGTGGCTGGCCACGACCGCATATATAGACATCGCTATGGCTCTATACACTGTTTTGGCAGTCCATCTGCTGCTTAACTATCTGGATCAGCCCGAGAGGCACTATATTATTGGCAGTGCTGTTGCCGCGGGATTTGCTGCATCGACAAAAATGACCGGTCTGGTCATTATTCCACTGATCTTGGCGTGGCTGCTCATCGACCGGTTCTGCTCGCAAGGTCGGAAAATCGAGTGGAAAAACGGTCTTGCATTTGTCGTGGCGGCACTGATTGTATGCTCGCCATGGTATATTAAGTCTGTAATCTACACAGGCAGCCCGGTCTATCCGTTCTTCTATTCTGTATTTGGGGGCAGGAATTGGACAGCCGAGCTTGCACACAATTATTCGACCCAGCAATCTCTATTCGGTATGGGTCATGGCTTGGCGGCTTTCCTGATGCTGCCGTATAACCTTGCTTTCCATTCAGAGAAATTTTATGACACTGCCGGACTTTTTGTGGGACCAATATTTCTTGTCGGGCTGCCGGTTTTGCTGCTCGCCAAGTACCGCAGCCGAAAGCTCGTCGGTCTGACGCTCTTTTTTCTGGCTTTTTTGATCACCTGGTTCGCACTGACCCAACAAAGTCGATATCTTGTGCCGGGTTTCGCTGTTCTGGCCGTACTTATTGCAGCGCTTGCATATAGCGATGGTCGTTTTCACATATCGTATTACGCTCTGTGGAGTGTATTTTTATTGACGGCTGTCTTCGGGATATTGACACTCTGTTCAGCTATAACAAACACAGCGCCGGTTGTCTTTTGCCGCGAAAGCCGGGATGAATATCTTTCCAGAACGCTCGACATCTACCCCGCCGATCAATGGATCAACGAAAATCTGCCGGCCGACGCGAAGATAGCGCTCTTTGGCGATACCCGCGGTTTTTACCTCGACAGAGCGTATGTCTGGGCTGACCCTGGTCACAATGCAGAGTTTACTCGATACTTTGCATCGCCGAAAAAACTGGTCAGATATCTTAAGAGCCGTGGAGTGACCCATGTCTTGATAAACTACAGCTTTTACCCTCAATGGGGCAAGGGCACGCAGGCTGTATATGGCGCAATCGACAAGGGATTATTAGAACAAATTTATCCGAATGGAGACGGTTTGGACAATGCCGTCGTATATGTAATTAGATGAAACTCAGTGTCATCATACCAGCCTATAATGAAATGACCACGATTGAAGAGGTCCTAAGGCGGGTCCGCGCGGTAGATATCGAAAAGGAGATAATCGTCGCCGATGACTGCTCAACGGACGGCACGCGTGAGTTCGTGCATACGCAGCCGGACGTAATCCTTGTCGAAAACCCGGCCAATCTGGGTAAGGGCGCGTCCATTCGAGCGGCGCTTGAGCATGTCAGCGGAGATATTGTCCTGATTCAGGATGCCGACATGGAATATGACCCGGATGATTATCCAAAACTGATACAGCCTATACTAGACGGCAAGGCCGACCTGGTTTATGGGTCACGATTCTTGCAAGGTAAGCCAAAGATGCGGCTTGCCAACTATTATGCCAACAAGCTCTTTGCTTTTATGGCAACAATCCTCTATGGCATCAAAGTCACCGACGAAGCCACGTGTTACAAAGCATTCCGCACGGATGTCATAAAAAGCTTCAATCTTCACTGCAACCGGTTCGAGTTTTGCCCGGAGGTCACCGCGCGCCTCCTGAAGCGCCGCCATAGATATACCGAAGTCCCGGTCTGGTATAAGGCGCGCAGCCATGCTCAGGGCAAAAAAATTACCTGGCGTGACGGCCTCGAATGCATATGGACCCTTCTCAAGTATAGATTTACTGGATAACGCGCATAAAGTCGAGTCGGCGTATGGCCAATAATGGTATTAGTCCTGCGTCTCGCGAGTTTATGGAGGCTTTTGTTTTGAGACAAGGCGAAGTCATGCAGCTGGAGATACCCAGTTCTCCCGAATACGTCACGATCGTCCGCCATGCCGTAGAAGGTGTCGCCCGGCGGATGCATTTTGACGCCGACCAAATCGAGGATCTCAAATTGGCCGTTGGTGAAGCATGCACCAACGCAGTCAAATACGGCTGCCCCACAGATGACAATCCCAACGTAGAAGTAAAGTGCGTGATGCTGCCGGACTGTCTCAAAGTAGAAATAAGAAACAACTGCAAAGGACCGGGCTGTCCTGTATTTCCAAACCGCGTCGACCCAAGCAGAGAAGGCGGACGTGGCCTCTATCTGATGCGCCAGCTTATGGATGAAGTGAACCTCAAGTGGGAGCATGGAATCGCCGTAGTTACGATGCTTAAGCGTATCAGCCCCGTGATGATATAACCTGCCTTAGTGCAGTCTTTGCCCCTGCGTCCATGTTATAATTTACCTGTTATGCAAAGTTATGATGTTATTGTCATCGGGGCGGGGCATGCTGGCTGTGAGGCTGCATTGGCTTCAGCTAGAATGGGTCTGGATACACTCCTTGTCACTATCAATATAGAGACCATCGGCCACATGCCATGCAACTGCAGCGTAGGCGGACCTGCCAAAGGGCATCTTGTACGTGAGATAGATGCTCTGGGCGGCGAGCAGGCTTTGGCAACCGACGCCACATATACTCACATCCGTTTGCTCAACACGGGCAAAGGTCCTGCCGTACATGCCCTGCGTGCACAGGTTGATAAGCGGCTATATCAAGACCATATGCGCTTGACCGCTCTGCGCCAGCCCAGGCTTGATGTAAAGCAGGCTATGGTCGAAGAGATCGTAACGGAAGGAACAGGTAACAGGCAGCATGTAATAGGCATACGAACTCAGACGGCCATAGAGTATGGCGCCAAGTGTGTGATCGTTACGACTGGAACCTTTCTCAAGGGTCTGATACATATCGGCGAGACTCAATTTTCGGCCGGCAGAGCGGGTGAGTTTGCATCGAATAAACTCTCCGATAGCCTGCGCTCCCTCGGATTTGAACTCGGCAGACTCAAAACAGGCACCACTGCCCGGATCGATAAAAAGAGCATCGACCTTACCAAGTGCGAAAGGCAGGACTCCGAACCCGACGCCGGACCATTCTCGTTCATGTCGGGTCATATCGAGCGGGAGGGTCTGCTTCCGTGTTATCTTACATATACCACAAGTCAAACCAAGGATATAATCCTGCGCAACCTCAAGCGCTCTGCTATGTACGGCGGGAGAATCCATGGCGTCGGACCCAGATACTGCCCCTCGATTGAGGATAAATTGGTCAAGTTCCCGGACAAGGAGAGGCATCAGGTCTTCCTGGAACAGGAGGGCTGGAATACCGATGAGATTTACGTCCAGGGTATGTCTACAAGCCTGCCTGAAGAAATTCAACTTGAGTTTTTGAAGAGCATCCCCGGCCTTGAAGATGTAAAAATGCTGCGGCCGGGTTATGCCATAGAATATGATTTCGCTCCACCGACTCAGCTCAAGCCCTCGCTTGAGACAAAGCTGGTAGATGGTCTCTTCTTTGCGGGTCAGATAAATGGGACATCGGGTTACGAAGAGGCGGCTGCCCAGGGTCTTATGGCGGCTATAAACGCATCGCGCAAGATCAAGGGC
The DNA window shown above is from bacterium and carries:
- the tmk gene encoding dTMP kinase, producing MTGFFLTIEGIEGAGKSTLAHELAKALQDNEREIIVTQEPGGSALGNKIRQILLDRSNVISDRAELLLFEAARAQHVEETILPALRRGAIVICDRFADSSTAYQGYARGIDKDTVRALNDFAAAGLVPDLTILLDLPASEGLARQQKIDRVSSEKLEFHEAVRRGFLELADTEGDRFIVFDATKSIDEIVEQALIMVMGVWR
- a CDS encoding nucleotidyltransferase domain-containing protein, translating into MSVRQGNVCHSAQKIADEIISALRAVTSVEAVALFGSLAEGRTDMWSDVDMWVACRDVETTQWTAAAAIHEAKLVLYYRPFTLVRQPSGRYWFVDESPFQKLDISFHSREDYAALHQKAGERGDRSLELYHAQNAGMPDVAHVKMCPLAISGMEQEVGNYIYQSLRSLKHCFRGIEDDRGFDGLNAAAQKLSRDTVMAGGRIGELVHKVAEMVRNCICLTPDIHHPTGGVYEAIDLNHP
- a CDS encoding cyclic-di-AMP receptor; translated protein: MKLLISIIHERDKQRVSDALLQAGHKFTIVASTGGFLRDGNTTLLLGTDEENIDDIIETIQGCCSSRDEYVNQPLPDALGATGVMMNPVKVKVGGAIIFVVDVEKFVRV
- a CDS encoding DNA polymerase III subunit delta' → MSDCTGFNKIIGQELAKKVLVRASREQNPTHAYLFLGLRSTGKTTLAREFGKSLDCLDPREGHACGECAICHAVEHGNFPDIRVWSPEGQNTKIDQMREMREMAKFAPTRGKWKINIIEQGDTLNEESANCILKLLEEPPDYLINILLFRNAANALPTIRSRCQLIRFTQVDANELCDRLIEDFDAGEEEAKFLAVYSQGCPGRAIELIGNESFFEKRNRIIRLAHDVCSGSPWLALKLAGILRSSDDDKSARENVIESLDMLLVWYRDLLAVKSQGNGAALVNLDKVDEIKSQCTHYPHAGLLANAVDSILYTKRAILGNASAPIATEALMMRLAAS
- a CDS encoding DUF3795 domain-containing protein, with amino-acid sequence MENIIGACGLSCSECDAYKATQANDHEAIAKVAADWSKQFGADIQMESILCDGCMTDGNRKCGHCAECEIRACVVSRGLANCAYCDDFGCEKLTNFFQMASCAEKSLNEIRAGLGK
- a CDS encoding DUF169 domain-containing protein, with the translated sequence MDSVLANKLKLKYSPVAMILANTKPADAMQFKKGTWGCVMAMFSAAAKGKTAVFDYQTTTCGGGRIGLGFCEEFEGPPGGIEYFLSTGRGEGFPEGEGYKKTPRLAKAFVDCLPRQTIPFDYVIFKPLDSIDTEVETPVLVSFLVNPDQLSALVVLANYDRATNDNVKIDFGAGCHSIFLLPYAEVGKANPKAVVGAIDITARPYVDPDTLTFTLPWQMFIEMEADVPDSFLEKKDWKKVRKRIR
- a CDS encoding LysE family translocator, producing the protein MALGFLAKGVIIGFSIAAPVGPIGILCIRRTLAYGRASGFVSGLGAASADAMYAAVAGFGLTAVSHFLISNNLWLRLLGGAFMFYLGIKMILAKPELASADHKHEGLIEAYLSTVVLTLANPMTIVSYTAVFAGLGIGAVGHGIASAAEIVSGTLVGSSLWWLTLSIGVGFISNSLDSHKLKWINRGAGMIILAFAVLIMADVKFA
- a CDS encoding DUF3084 domain-containing protein, producing MRYSIIFVIVLVLVSGFIAYFGDLLGRKMGKKRLSVFRLRPRYTAIVVTTITGMVISALVLATLLAGDKSFREAFTQWETVTSQNKRLAIESKNFEVRNKALQVRSIQLEKEADRLQKEADKARKTAVEAKKARNAAVEVVSRLKKEIIERKQELDALRKKSNATQSELAAKAKQLNEVQKHLQIARNNLKAKQTELTSVQARLAAIGAQLIQTRVQLAEAEETLKQQELEIDQQRSTLSEQKKLLVELGKRYLNFQQETMELRNSELKFRQGDELGRGVISPRQSTLGIKGDLLSLLENLSQKAEKAGAKVGDNERAIQLIFLLDAQSYIGERECIDMAASTIASGRLQNADALVQIVCARNTVEGEQVPVELHLYLNNLVYPKGKFITRSKIDGRQSEGRILLSVISFLQTDVSRSALRAGIIPISNPDPRITAGVDPGTQVEGLMAVVDKIKAENTTVKLDVYATDDIYAADPINMNNIRFNVTRAD
- a CDS encoding KpsF/GutQ family sugar-phosphate isomerase; the encoded protein is MNPQVFDEQDRQRALSRASATLKSEAEAILKLCDRLDTAFAEAVEMILKCRGRLVVTGMGKSGAIGRKLAGTFSSTGTPSLFLHPAEGIHGDLGMVTSDDVVLALSNSGESEEIVNILPAIARIGAKMIAMVGRDGSTLGTYANLVLDTCVECEACPLGLAPTTSTAVQLALGDALALAVMEARHFTKEDYALFHPGGALGRKLLLRVSDVMRTDKAVAIVKRETILRDTLFAITKAGAGAALVVDAEGKLAGIITDGDVRRAILADEAALNKQAAEVMSVGPRTISPDKLATEGLHLMEAPPRQIGEMPVVVDEKPVGVLMLKDLVAAGIV
- a CDS encoding HAD hydrolase family protein, translated to MMDERLKRIKLLAMDVDGTLTDGAMIFHGGEQIKSFSVYDGLGIRLAMNYGLRIAWITGNVTESVARRAHMLGVEDVYQGVRYKSRAIDEIAKLYSLNRNEIAYIGDDLNDLPAFERAGFSIAVPNAAEEVKARADMTTRLAGGKGAVREAIETILKAGGRWDDAVRSFLDELALEEDIKKGPEAVA